Proteins encoded by one window of Kribbella flavida DSM 17836:
- a CDS encoding MarR family winged helix-turn-helix transcriptional regulator, giving the protein MADVPGRAQPPAMFGNLTFALAMVGGSARARVDEVLSEYGIGIRGLGVLAHIAAEPDLSYSALARRSNVTVQTMTASIKTLQNGGFIAPRDPTRAGRAARLLLTPHGARTLAAVDEAVAGMSDTWLSLEAEERGTLAALLGKILRATVERAS; this is encoded by the coding sequence ATGGCTGATGTCCCGGGGCGCGCGCAGCCGCCCGCGATGTTCGGAAACCTGACCTTCGCGCTGGCGATGGTCGGCGGCTCGGCGCGGGCGCGGGTCGACGAGGTGTTGTCCGAGTACGGCATCGGCATCCGCGGCCTGGGCGTCCTCGCGCACATCGCCGCCGAGCCGGACCTCTCGTACTCCGCGCTGGCCCGGCGGTCGAACGTCACGGTGCAGACGATGACGGCCTCGATCAAAACTCTCCAGAACGGCGGCTTCATCGCGCCCCGGGATCCCACCCGGGCCGGCCGGGCGGCGCGACTGCTGCTGACCCCGCACGGAGCCCGGACCCTCGCCGCGGTGGACGAGGCAGTCGCCGGGATGTCCGACACCTGGCTTTCCCTCGAGGCCGAGGAGCGCGGGACGCTCGCGGCGCTGCTCGGCAAGATCCTGCGCGCGACGGTGGAGCGCGCATCCTGA
- a CDS encoding SigE family RNA polymerase sigma factor: MATAARDEQFSEYVVQRRTQLRRIAYLLCGDVHQAEDLVQTALMKVYIAWPRVQRAGNVDAYVRRILVNSGIDESRRPWRREDSGLDGLDPQAVHGPAVEDRTALIEALATLPLAQRRVVVLRHYLGMSIEETAADLNCSSGTVKSQNSRALARLNDLLAPQFGATGRTDR, translated from the coding sequence ATGGCCACAGCGGCACGCGACGAACAGTTCAGCGAGTACGTCGTGCAACGAAGAACCCAGCTCCGGCGGATCGCGTACCTGCTCTGCGGGGACGTGCACCAGGCGGAGGACCTGGTGCAGACGGCGCTGATGAAGGTGTACATCGCCTGGCCCCGCGTGCAGCGCGCCGGCAACGTCGACGCCTACGTCCGCCGGATCCTGGTCAACTCGGGCATCGACGAGAGCCGGCGGCCCTGGCGCCGCGAGGACTCCGGGCTCGACGGGCTGGATCCGCAGGCCGTGCACGGCCCGGCGGTCGAGGACCGTACGGCGCTGATCGAAGCGCTGGCGACGTTGCCGCTCGCCCAGCGCCGGGTGGTGGTCCTGCGGCACTACCTCGGCATGTCCATCGAGGAGACCGCGGCCGACCTGAACTGCAGCTCCGGAACCGTGAAGAGTCAGAACTCGCGCGCTCTGGCGCGCCTCAACGACTTGCTGGCCCCGCAGTTCGGGGCCACGGGAAGGACCGACCGATGA
- a CDS encoding MerR family transcriptional regulator has translation MEQRLTVGRVAELTGVSVRTLHHYDEIGLVQASARTAAGYRAYSASDVERLREVLVYRRLGVGLREIADLVDDPGTDAVAHLHRLHGLLLEQRDRSAAMVAAIETELKERAMGIRTTPEQQLKVFGAQLYEAIGSAYPATRRTEPRIAAKIWDALGDAETVLNVGAGAGSYEPPDRDVTAVEPSAVMRALRPADAARCVDAGAESLPFEDQSFDAAMALSTVHHWQDPIAGLREMRRVARRVVVFTHDASDPGWRHRFWLTRDYLPEVAGLVAGRPSVDQLARAIDARMEPVLIPWDCADGFFEAYWRRPEAYLDDRVRRAVSVWTRVGPAAEQRAVESLRDDLTSGRWAERNSELVALDAAELGLRLLVA, from the coding sequence ATGGAGCAACGCCTGACCGTGGGACGTGTGGCCGAGCTGACCGGGGTGAGCGTCCGCACGCTGCACCACTATGACGAGATCGGCCTTGTGCAGGCATCCGCGCGGACCGCGGCAGGCTACCGGGCCTACTCGGCGAGCGACGTGGAGCGACTGCGGGAGGTGCTTGTCTACCGGCGGCTGGGCGTCGGGTTGCGCGAGATCGCGGACCTGGTCGACGACCCGGGCACCGACGCGGTCGCGCACCTGCACCGGCTGCACGGCCTGCTGCTGGAACAGCGCGACCGCTCTGCCGCCATGGTGGCCGCCATCGAGACCGAACTGAAGGAGCGTGCGATGGGGATCCGGACGACGCCGGAGCAGCAACTGAAGGTGTTCGGTGCGCAGTTGTACGAAGCCATCGGGTCGGCGTACCCAGCGACACGGCGTACCGAGCCCCGGATCGCCGCGAAGATCTGGGACGCGCTCGGTGACGCGGAGACGGTGCTGAACGTCGGCGCCGGCGCAGGCTCGTACGAGCCCCCGGACCGTGACGTGACCGCGGTGGAACCGTCGGCGGTCATGCGGGCACTGCGTCCTGCGGACGCGGCGCGCTGCGTGGACGCCGGTGCCGAGAGTCTGCCGTTCGAGGACCAGTCGTTCGACGCCGCGATGGCCCTCAGCACCGTTCATCACTGGCAGGACCCGATCGCCGGGTTGCGTGAGATGCGGCGCGTGGCGCGCCGGGTGGTGGTGTTCACCCACGACGCCAGTGACCCGGGCTGGCGGCACCGGTTCTGGCTCACCCGCGACTACTTGCCCGAGGTCGCCGGGCTGGTCGCCGGCCGACCCTCGGTGGACCAGCTGGCCCGCGCGATCGACGCCCGGATGGAACCCGTGCTCATCCCGTGGGACTGCGCCGACGGGTTCTTTGAGGCCTACTGGCGCCGGCCGGAGGCATACCTGGACGACCGCGTCCGTCGCGCGGTCTCGGTCTGGACCAGAGTCGGACCGGCGGCCGAGCAGCGGGCGGTCGAAAGCCTCCGCGACGACCTCACTTCAGGACGCTGGGCCGAGCGCAACAGTGAGCTCGTCGCGCTCGACGCGGCGGAGCTCGGACTGCGCCTGCTCGTGGCCTGA
- a CDS encoding helix-turn-helix domain-containing protein yields the protein MDLRRLTSLTLAISDEDPVTALAATARLRKEAERLEGVLVRRARNRGVTWTEIAQALGVSKQAVHKKYGGRGLFGGQP from the coding sequence ATGGATCTGCGGCGGCTGACCAGCTTGACGCTGGCGATCTCGGACGAGGATCCGGTGACCGCCTTGGCGGCGACGGCGCGTCTTCGCAAGGAGGCGGAGCGGCTGGAAGGGGTGCTCGTCCGCCGCGCCCGCAACCGGGGAGTGACCTGGACGGAGATCGCCCAGGCGCTGGGAGTGTCGAAGCAGGCCGTGCACAAGAAGTACGGCGGTCGTGGCTTGTTCGGTGGACAGCCGTGA
- a CDS encoding GlsB/YeaQ/YmgE family stress response membrane protein, whose product MIGFIVAGLVIGALARLFTPGKQKLGLLWTLLLGLAGSVIGGVVANVLGTGGIFELNVLGFVVAVIASVLLVGTAEGLAARSKR is encoded by the coding sequence ATGATCGGATTCATCGTCGCCGGACTCGTCATCGGCGCACTGGCCCGGCTGTTCACGCCGGGCAAGCAGAAGCTCGGCCTGCTCTGGACGCTGCTGCTCGGCCTGGCCGGCTCGGTGATCGGCGGCGTCGTCGCGAACGTGCTCGGCACCGGAGGCATCTTCGAGCTCAACGTTCTCGGCTTCGTCGTGGCCGTCATCGCGTCGGTCCTGCTGGTCGGCACGGCCGAAGGCCTCGCGGCCCGCAGCAAGCGCTGA
- a CDS encoding SgcJ/EcaC family oxidoreductase encodes MRRTMRRIAVAAVAALGLAVTLTAGAAAGPERDGRVPDKVVFDRLLQQQADAWTHESGAEFAATFHPDADVVTFNGDHLRGRAEIAREMQRYFDTYIEDTTFRTLSEQIRYLEPDLAVIVRTSCLITAPATTCRADSLSINTNVMHRVHGRWLQASFQNTRVQPLP; translated from the coding sequence GTGAGAAGAACGATGCGCAGGATCGCCGTCGCCGCAGTGGCCGCGCTCGGGCTGGCAGTGACGCTGACGGCCGGTGCCGCGGCCGGCCCGGAGCGGGACGGGCGGGTCCCGGACAAGGTGGTGTTCGACCGGTTGCTCCAGCAGCAAGCAGATGCCTGGACGCACGAGAGCGGCGCCGAGTTCGCGGCCACGTTCCATCCCGACGCCGACGTGGTCACCTTCAACGGCGACCACCTGCGCGGGCGGGCCGAGATCGCCCGCGAGATGCAGCGCTACTTCGACACCTACATCGAGGACACGACGTTCCGGACGCTCAGCGAGCAGATCCGCTACCTCGAGCCCGACCTCGCCGTCATCGTCCGGACCAGCTGCCTGATCACGGCCCCGGCGACGACCTGCCGGGCCGACTCGCTGTCCATCAACACCAACGTCATGCACAGGGTCCACGGCCGCTGGCTCCAGGCGTCCTTCCAGAACACCCGAGTCCAGCCGCTGCCCTGA